One window of Mediterraneibacter butyricigenes genomic DNA carries:
- a CDS encoding PucR family transcriptional regulator: protein MISNQILQNTIDGLKGISRIDFCVLDTEGKTLASTFSDGKDYEENVLAFVESPAESQVIQGCQFFKIFDEMQLEYVLIVAGENEEIYMVGKIAAFQIQGLLVAYKERFDKDNFIKNLLLDNLLLVDIYNRAKKLHIDTEVRRVIFLIETNHEKDSVALENVRALLGNKSKDFVTAVDEKNLIVVKELSETDGLKELEKMAQNMLELLKNENEGDSFHIAYGTIVNDIKEVSKSYKEAKLALDVGKIFFDEKDIIAYSTLGIGRLIYQLPIPLCKMFIKEIFEGKSPDEFDEETLTTINKFFENSLNVSETSRQLYIHRNTLVYRLDKLQKSTGLDLRVFEDAITFKIALMVVKYMKYMESMEY from the coding sequence AAGACCCTGGCCAGTACTTTTTCTGACGGAAAAGACTATGAAGAAAACGTTTTGGCATTTGTAGAGTCACCGGCAGAAAGTCAGGTTATCCAGGGGTGTCAGTTCTTTAAGATTTTTGACGAGATGCAGTTGGAGTATGTCCTGATCGTGGCCGGAGAGAATGAAGAGATCTACATGGTAGGCAAGATCGCCGCATTCCAGATCCAGGGACTTCTGGTTGCGTACAAAGAGCGGTTTGACAAAGATAATTTTATCAAGAATCTATTGCTTGATAATCTGCTGCTGGTAGATATTTATAACCGTGCGAAGAAACTGCACATTGATACGGAGGTCAGAAGAGTCATCTTCCTGATCGAGACGAATCATGAAAAAGACAGTGTGGCACTGGAAAATGTCCGTGCGCTGCTGGGCAATAAATCGAAAGATTTTGTGACGGCTGTTGACGAAAAGAATCTGATCGTGGTGAAAGAACTCTCTGAAACCGATGGTCTGAAAGAACTGGAAAAGATGGCTCAGAATATGCTGGAACTCTTAAAAAATGAGAACGAGGGAGACAGTTTTCACATCGCATACGGAACCATTGTGAATGACATCAAAGAGGTGTCAAAATCATACAAAGAAGCCAAGCTTGCATTAGACGTGGGAAAAATTTTCTTTGACGAAAAGGATATTATAGCGTATAGTACTCTTGGTATCGGACGATTGATCTATCAGTTGCCGATCCCTCTTTGTAAAATGTTCATCAAGGAGATCTTTGAGGGGAAATCACCGGATGAGTTTGACGAAGAGACGTTGACCACGATCAATAAGTTCTTCGAGAACAGCCTGAATGTATCCGAGACATCCAGACAACTGTATATCCACAGAAATACTCTGGTGTATCGTCTGGATAAGCTGCAGAAAAGTACAGGGCTCGACTTGAGAGTTTTTGAAGATGCCATTACCTTCAAGATCGCACTTATGGTTGTGAAGTATATGAAATACATGGAAAGTATGGAATATTAG
- the ftsE gene encoding cell division ATP-binding protein FtsE has protein sequence MIELQNVTKEYSKGNAALNGVSVKIEQGEFVFVVGDSGSGKSTLIKLIMKELDPTEGTIVVNGKNLNKMKHRQIAKYRRGIGVVFQDFRLLKDRNIYENIAFALRVTETPTRIIKQKVPAALSLVGLAQKYKSFPKELSGGEQQRVAIARAIVNEPAILLADEPTGNLDPTNSWEIMSLLKEANERGTTVLVVTHNQEIVNEMNERVITMKQGVIVSDEKKGGYFDED, from the coding sequence ATGATTGAATTACAAAATGTGACCAAAGAGTACTCCAAGGGCAATGCAGCGCTCAACGGAGTATCCGTAAAGATCGAACAGGGAGAGTTCGTCTTTGTGGTTGGGGACAGTGGATCAGGAAAGTCAACCCTGATCAAATTGATCATGAAAGAACTGGATCCGACAGAGGGAACAATTGTCGTAAATGGCAAGAATCTGAACAAAATGAAACACAGACAGATTGCAAAGTACAGAAGAGGGATCGGAGTGGTATTCCAGGATTTCCGTCTTCTGAAAGACCGCAATATCTATGAAAATATTGCCTTTGCACTTCGGGTGACGGAGACACCGACCCGTATCATTAAACAGAAAGTACCTGCAGCACTTTCACTGGTGGGACTTGCACAGAAATACAAGTCTTTCCCGAAAGAACTTTCCGGAGGAGAGCAGCAGAGAGTTGCGATTGCGAGAGCGATTGTCAATGAACCGGCGATCCTTCTGGCAGATGAGCCTACCGGAAATCTTGACCCCACAAATTCATGGGAGATCATGAGTCTTTTGAAAGAAGCGAATGAGAGAGGAACGACTGTATTGGTCGTAACGCACAACCAGGAAATTGTAAACGAGATGAACGAGCGCGTGATCACGATGAAACAGGGCGTGATCGTCAGCGACGAGAAAAAAGGTGGGTATTTCGATGAGGATTAG